The following are from one region of the Ischnura elegans chromosome 12, ioIscEleg1.1, whole genome shotgun sequence genome:
- the LOC124169294 gene encoding BRISC and BRCA1-A complex member 1-like isoform X1, whose translation MISCKSLCVAAAESKRCLTATENSVLTWQIMESEGENAEGLEGHWVVTGRETGTAIISEPVAMDSMDTVKDHRNSACGSSDDNLISGDVTSVSAKGGSSKESMTPTTNNFENTIETGVAASVETAICPILNADLGDTSRSSPDPVRSKDENNSIDKMERLPSVNVPEKIILCFDLSEDQFYLSTKFNEVNDLSTLNVIKQAIEMFIHSKHMIDKRHEFALVVVHKKAVWLQDFTNKPKDILAVLSELTETPPCDSFCLSSLFDVIKENVTLPCTENPFIVPPPYVIRPIIVYSRCECVPKFTDGQESFHALMSSKYFGFDYIVIHESLSPESDEIANIFSEMCTKPWSLKFIVSRSATKVLDSMAKLLSHPLQRERSSEIKIMEEMYSSIVSNGLR comes from the exons ATGATTTCTTGTAAGTCACTCTGTGTCGCTGCTGCAGAATCCAAACGGTGCCTGACAGCAACGGAAAACTCAGTATTAACTTGGCAAAT AATGGAATCTGAAGGAGAAAATGCTGAGGGCCTGGAAGGGCATTGGGTCGTGACTGGAAGGGAGACAGGGACAG CCATCATTAGTGAACCAGTAGCCATGGACTCGATGGATACAGTGAAAGACCACAGGAATTCCGCTTGTGGGTCAAGTGATGACAATTTAATCAGTGGTGACGTAACAAGTGTGTCGGCTAAAGGAGGTTCAAGTAAGGAATCAATGACACCAACTACGAACAATTTCGAAAATACCATTGAAACTGGTGTTGCGGCGAGCGTTGAAACCGCCATCTGCCCTATTCTAAATGCTGATTTGGGAGACACTTCTAGATCAAGCCCTGATCCTGTGAGATCTAAAGACGAGAACAATTCTATAGATAAAATGGAGCGTCTACCTTCTGTAAACGTCCCTGAAAAGATTATTCTTTGCTTCGATCTGTCAGAAGACCAGTTTTACCTTTCTACCAAGTTTAACGAGGTAAATGATCTCTCCACTCTTAATGTCATTAAACAGGCTATTGAAATGTTCATTCACAGTAAGCATATGATTGATAAAAGGCATGAGTTTGCATTAGTAGTCGTTCATAAAAAGGCAGTGTGGCTGCAAGATTTCACTAATAAACCAAAGGACATTTTAGCTGTTCTCTCTGAGTTGACAGAAACTCCACCTTGTGATTCTTTTTGCTTGTCGTCCTTGTTTGACGTTATTAAGGAAAATGTCACCCTTCCGTGTACGGAGAATCCGTTTATCGTGCCACCACCGTATGTCATAAGACCAATAATCGTGTATAGCAGGTGCGAGTGTGTTCCAAAATTCACCGATGGCCAAGAGAGTTTCCACGCCTTAATGTCCTCAAAGTATTTTGGTTTTGATTACATTGTAATTCATGAATCCTTGTCTCCTGAAAGTGATGAAATAGCTAACATTTTCTCCGAAATGTGTACGAAGCCTTGGTCTCTAAAGTTTATTGTGTCCAGAAGTGCAACCAAAGTACTCGATTCAATGGCAAAATTGCTTAGTCATCCTCTGCAGAGAGAAAGGAgtagtgaaattaaaattatggaggaaatgtATTCCTCTATTGTATCTAATGGGTTACGTTGA
- the LOC124169294 gene encoding BRISC and BRCA1-A complex member 1-like isoform X2, with protein MISFIPAFRMESEGENAEGLEGHWVVTGRETGTAIISEPVAMDSMDTVKDHRNSACGSSDDNLISGDVTSVSAKGGSSKESMTPTTNNFENTIETGVAASVETAICPILNADLGDTSRSSPDPVRSKDENNSIDKMERLPSVNVPEKIILCFDLSEDQFYLSTKFNEVNDLSTLNVIKQAIEMFIHSKHMIDKRHEFALVVVHKKAVWLQDFTNKPKDILAVLSELTETPPCDSFCLSSLFDVIKENVTLPCTENPFIVPPPYVIRPIIVYSRCECVPKFTDGQESFHALMSSKYFGFDYIVIHESLSPESDEIANIFSEMCTKPWSLKFIVSRSATKVLDSMAKLLSHPLQRERSSEIKIMEEMYSSIVSNGLR; from the exons ATGATTTCTT TCATACCGGCTTTCAGAATGGAATCTGAAGGAGAAAATGCTGAGGGCCTGGAAGGGCATTGGGTCGTGACTGGAAGGGAGACAGGGACAG CCATCATTAGTGAACCAGTAGCCATGGACTCGATGGATACAGTGAAAGACCACAGGAATTCCGCTTGTGGGTCAAGTGATGACAATTTAATCAGTGGTGACGTAACAAGTGTGTCGGCTAAAGGAGGTTCAAGTAAGGAATCAATGACACCAACTACGAACAATTTCGAAAATACCATTGAAACTGGTGTTGCGGCGAGCGTTGAAACCGCCATCTGCCCTATTCTAAATGCTGATTTGGGAGACACTTCTAGATCAAGCCCTGATCCTGTGAGATCTAAAGACGAGAACAATTCTATAGATAAAATGGAGCGTCTACCTTCTGTAAACGTCCCTGAAAAGATTATTCTTTGCTTCGATCTGTCAGAAGACCAGTTTTACCTTTCTACCAAGTTTAACGAGGTAAATGATCTCTCCACTCTTAATGTCATTAAACAGGCTATTGAAATGTTCATTCACAGTAAGCATATGATTGATAAAAGGCATGAGTTTGCATTAGTAGTCGTTCATAAAAAGGCAGTGTGGCTGCAAGATTTCACTAATAAACCAAAGGACATTTTAGCTGTTCTCTCTGAGTTGACAGAAACTCCACCTTGTGATTCTTTTTGCTTGTCGTCCTTGTTTGACGTTATTAAGGAAAATGTCACCCTTCCGTGTACGGAGAATCCGTTTATCGTGCCACCACCGTATGTCATAAGACCAATAATCGTGTATAGCAGGTGCGAGTGTGTTCCAAAATTCACCGATGGCCAAGAGAGTTTCCACGCCTTAATGTCCTCAAAGTATTTTGGTTTTGATTACATTGTAATTCATGAATCCTTGTCTCCTGAAAGTGATGAAATAGCTAACATTTTCTCCGAAATGTGTACGAAGCCTTGGTCTCTAAAGTTTATTGTGTCCAGAAGTGCAACCAAAGTACTCGATTCAATGGCAAAATTGCTTAGTCATCCTCTGCAGAGAGAAAGGAgtagtgaaattaaaattatggaggaaatgtATTCCTCTATTGTATCTAATGGGTTACGTTGA
- the LOC124169294 gene encoding BRISC and BRCA1-A complex member 1-like isoform X3 translates to MESEGENAEGLEGHWVVTGRETGTAIISEPVAMDSMDTVKDHRNSACGSSDDNLISGDVTSVSAKGGSSKESMTPTTNNFENTIETGVAASVETAICPILNADLGDTSRSSPDPVRSKDENNSIDKMERLPSVNVPEKIILCFDLSEDQFYLSTKFNEVNDLSTLNVIKQAIEMFIHSKHMIDKRHEFALVVVHKKAVWLQDFTNKPKDILAVLSELTETPPCDSFCLSSLFDVIKENVTLPCTENPFIVPPPYVIRPIIVYSRCECVPKFTDGQESFHALMSSKYFGFDYIVIHESLSPESDEIANIFSEMCTKPWSLKFIVSRSATKVLDSMAKLLSHPLQRERSSEIKIMEEMYSSIVSNGLR, encoded by the exons ATGGAATCTGAAGGAGAAAATGCTGAGGGCCTGGAAGGGCATTGGGTCGTGACTGGAAGGGAGACAGGGACAG CCATCATTAGTGAACCAGTAGCCATGGACTCGATGGATACAGTGAAAGACCACAGGAATTCCGCTTGTGGGTCAAGTGATGACAATTTAATCAGTGGTGACGTAACAAGTGTGTCGGCTAAAGGAGGTTCAAGTAAGGAATCAATGACACCAACTACGAACAATTTCGAAAATACCATTGAAACTGGTGTTGCGGCGAGCGTTGAAACCGCCATCTGCCCTATTCTAAATGCTGATTTGGGAGACACTTCTAGATCAAGCCCTGATCCTGTGAGATCTAAAGACGAGAACAATTCTATAGATAAAATGGAGCGTCTACCTTCTGTAAACGTCCCTGAAAAGATTATTCTTTGCTTCGATCTGTCAGAAGACCAGTTTTACCTTTCTACCAAGTTTAACGAGGTAAATGATCTCTCCACTCTTAATGTCATTAAACAGGCTATTGAAATGTTCATTCACAGTAAGCATATGATTGATAAAAGGCATGAGTTTGCATTAGTAGTCGTTCATAAAAAGGCAGTGTGGCTGCAAGATTTCACTAATAAACCAAAGGACATTTTAGCTGTTCTCTCTGAGTTGACAGAAACTCCACCTTGTGATTCTTTTTGCTTGTCGTCCTTGTTTGACGTTATTAAGGAAAATGTCACCCTTCCGTGTACGGAGAATCCGTTTATCGTGCCACCACCGTATGTCATAAGACCAATAATCGTGTATAGCAGGTGCGAGTGTGTTCCAAAATTCACCGATGGCCAAGAGAGTTTCCACGCCTTAATGTCCTCAAAGTATTTTGGTTTTGATTACATTGTAATTCATGAATCCTTGTCTCCTGAAAGTGATGAAATAGCTAACATTTTCTCCGAAATGTGTACGAAGCCTTGGTCTCTAAAGTTTATTGTGTCCAGAAGTGCAACCAAAGTACTCGATTCAATGGCAAAATTGCTTAGTCATCCTCTGCAGAGAGAAAGGAgtagtgaaattaaaattatggaggaaatgtATTCCTCTATTGTATCTAATGGGTTACGTTGA